GATTGATTaaggttgaattgtgggtgaaaccatgttgatggtgagtatgttATTGATTATGTGCAATGATGGTTAATTGGaaatggtgttgttgaaaattggcatgatgaagagtaaatgatatgtaaatgtgtttgagtttgagccacttgggtgaagtggatTAAAATGGTGGGAtgatgttttgaaaattatggtAAAGTGTTAAAGTgagagttgaggaggcttgatgttgtctttggtatattttgattgatttcaaaaagagatgaaattggcatattttggttgattttaaaaaggattgaaaatggcttgtttcgaaaatggcactttgtggttttgtatgaaaatataatttttgggcatactttgatgggacataacttggactacggatcccCGTTTTGTACCAAACTTAATTAGAAATGCAATTGGGTCCGGGATGTCCATACTGTTTGAAGAACGGGCggaaaatgatttaaaatgagaaagttatgtacGTCGAAAGATTgagggttgaatctgtgaattctgcagcttttaacttagaaatatttttagcagaatgaccacCCACGCGTAGGTGTCCTTGACGCATACGTGTCATTTTTCAAGatggcaccatccacgcgtgcgcgtcatgtgcgcgtgcgcgtcgatgtgCTGAAATGGTTGCGCAGCCATTTttccgagagttgtgccagagttgtgctGGTTTTGTGCTTGGGGCACAAATGTACCCGCGcatacgcgtggctgacgcgtacgcgttgtttgctattttttcaatccacgcgtccgcgtgaatgatGCATACGCGTCGGTGagctttgtggccatccacgcgtgcgcgtgacccTGTTTTTATCctaaagttgatttttgagtttaaaagccaaatttcatacttctaagcctccgatctcaccacttatgtcttaaatcattatgatatacctagcaatgagaaaaggagctagtgaatgtggtaacttgcgagtgaaacaagggaaaaatgaatgataaATGAGGATAAGAGATGATTATATGAGACGCGGAGGATGacggtggaagtgcttgttatgccatgggccgaagggccgtaattgttaatgaatagactggttatggatttaaccgtgagccggatgactagattattgccgtgttacggcagagccatgattatggctaagaataaatgcatatatgctattgaatgaattgtgaatgttgcactttcACTGTTGGAGATAAGAGTTTCCCTGGTAGAAAGTAGTGACTAGCCACCACGCGCTCCAGGTtaagactcgaagctcttttgaccctatgtcgtcagggtggccgggcattgtgaaagccccggataagctcacccccataaatattcaccagtgagggtgatggatatgtatcatgattatgatcaaatttatattgagtataactcgagttggggagacacgacaaagggacagtccaatggttagctaccaggacttgtcgggttagctctataaccgacagatgatatcatcagccattagggacaggcattcatcatatgcatactatgtgaattgtttgagattgcttatttgactgcatattagtCGCTatttgtctaaatgccttataTGTTCCTAATTGTATATCTCTTGTCTGAAATAACTGTGTTTGtcatattatactcctgctggtggttgggaggtctgaaggaattggaaagggaagtattagttagactgaaggatCTTTAGTCAGTTGCCACTTAtagtttagcttgtttataagctttgattttatctggaggaagttctaggattgcctttggctttcctctattattacaTGTTTTATATGTGGgaactgttaccatgctgggaacctctggttctcacccatgcggattttgtggttttcaaaTGCAGGACGTAAGGTTTCTCGCTGAGACATGCTGAAGACTTCTGGATTAGCAAATATCCTTTGTTCTCAGGActttgttttggtttatatgtctTGCTTAGATACTTCtttctccattaaataatacaaactgtgatgactcctcttaaaggggattttggagaataggttttctgcatttgtgtccctttgggtttccttgggctatcttattctatttagatgtatatattgctatgctcggaccggttatcttcgcaatcgaattttgagttttgatattcctgtttttgacactcttttgtatatatataatctcatgttagtttattcttgttcgttacgttatcgatcggagtgttgcgcttttcgAGTTACGATTTTTGTTGTACCCCCTTTTCTTCAacggctcctagttataattattattcacattactatatgtactaaatttttattttagaggtcgtaataccttgtcatctctgaattatgacttaagcataagactctatatggtagggtgttacattatggtatcagagcagttcgttcctgtagagcctgagggacggACTGACTATGTTTCTGTGCAATCTCTGTATGTgagttatgtgctattagtatatctgcttgatataattggcataaacgttcatgagcatgcatttgggactttgaagcactagactttcgatattgagactgatcaacttaatatcgattgtttggtgtgtatagggacCAAATGGCGCTTCGTGGACGCGGTAAAGGCCGTGGGAGAGGTTGTACTAATGCTCGTGTGCTGGAGATTAACCCTAATGACCTGGTGAACTTTATGACtacgttggagaacatggctgctgctatgcaagccactgttgaggctcttggtcaatagatgaacaaccatggcaaTGACGGAGGCGGAGCTTAGGGCCTGATGACATTGGCAAACTTcttgaaggttaatccacctaagttcaagggaactactagcccgactgaagccgatacatggtttcaggctatggAGCGAGCACTACAAGCGCAGGTGgtgcctgaaggacagcgtgttgAGTTTGCTACCTATTTGCTCACTGgtgaagcatcgcattggtggcaaggtatccgaTGTCTTCTGCAgtagggtgatgactatatcacctgggaTGTCTTCCGAgaggagttctataagaagtactttccgacttctgctaggacggccaAGGAGCTTGAATTACTGCAGCTGAAGTAGGGTactatgtccgtatctgagtatactgacaagtttgaggagctgttcaggttctctcgtatgtgtcAAGGGACTCTGGTGGAATAtaaggaatggaagtgtgttaagtatgaaggaggactctgAAGCGATAttttcagttcagtgggaccaatggagattaggactttctacgagttggtgaacaagtgtaggatTGCTGAAGAGTATGtgaagaaggcaactgctgagAAAGAAAGTCACAagggatcattcccacagaaccgaggaaagaactttgcacctagaggtccgcctTTCAAGCGGGAAGGTTCTTTTaagaggcccaacaacaacaactcccaagggaaaaggtttgggaagcagcctcagaatgagcaagcttgtactaggtgtggaagtcaccatctgggagcaccatgcaaggccggatggagtttgtgctacaattgtgaaAAGGCAGGGCATAAAGCCACAAATTGTCCGGAGAAGCAGAAGTAAGGTGCTAGgaaagcacaacagactggtcagGTGTTCACCACCTCAGCTATAGATGCCGAAGGATCCGAGACACTTAtccgaggtaactgtgaaatggctggtcaaactttaaatgctttatttgattctggagcaacacattcatttattgcatttgaaAAAGCTAGTGAGCTAGGCTTGAAGATTGTAGTtttaggttatgacctaaaggTGTATAATGCTACtcatgaagccatggtaactaggctaggatgctcgcaagtttcctttaggttcaagcagcgtgattttgtccATAATTTAATttgcttgccgatgatcggtcttgatcttatcttgggattggactggttatctaagaaccatgtcctgctcgattgttctacaaagtcggtatactttatgccggaagatacagaagagccggtcgtggtgaataattattacttgaattcgatgatggtaaACTGTTTCGGAATCAaatgtcagggtatcctgttgttaaccgcgggtgtttcgggtgatgatcaaaggttggaacagattccggtagtgtgtgagtttccggaggTGTTTCCCaatgatattgatgaattttcacctaaccgagaggttgagtttgctattgaattggtgcttggggcgggaccaatctcaagtgctccttatagaatgtcaccgttagagatggccgagctaaagtctcagttagatgATTTGTTGGGTAAGAACTTTATCTGACCAAGTGTTTCCTCGTGgagtgctccagtgttactggtaaagaagaaagatgggagtatacggctctgtgtggattacaggaaGCTGAATAAGgtcacaataaagaataagtacccattgccgagaattgatgatctcatggatcagttacaaggagttGGGGTTTCTCCAAGATCAATTtacgatccggttatcaccagataagggtgaggggtgaggatattcctaaccactttcaggactcgttatagtcattacgagtacactgtaatgtcctttgggttgacaaATGCTCCTGCAGTATTCATGGATTATATGAATAGAGTGTTCCGTCTGTTTCtagataaattcgttgttgtcttcattgacgacatactgatttactccaagactgaagaagagcatgcagaacacttgaggaccgtgttgcagattctaaaggagaagaaactctatgcgaaactgtctaagtgtgagttttggaaaaGTGAGGTGAAGTTCTTGGGTCACGTGGtaagtaagaagggaatagccatAGATCCAGCTAAGGTGGAGACTAtgatggattggaagcaaccaaccacaGTAACTGAGATAATGAGTTTTCTGGGCTTAGCTGGCTACTACTGAAGGTTCATCAAAGGCTTTTTGCAGTTAGCTTTGCCattgacaaagttaacccgcaaggACACACCATTTGTTTGGACTACCGAGTGTGAGGAGAGGTTTCAagcattgaagaaaaagttgaccactacACCTGTGTTGGTGTTACCTGAGCTGAACGAACCATTTGAGGTgtactgtgatgcctcattaaagggtCTAGGGTGCATGCTGATGtagcatcataatgtggtggcgtatgcctcacgacagttgagacctcatgaagttagttaccctacgcacgatttgaaACTCGCTAcagttgtgtttgccttgaaggtgtggaggcattatctctttGGGATTAAGTTCCAAGTCTTCTCCGATCACAAGAGCTTAAAATATCTCTTTGATCaaaaagagcttaatatgaggcagatgaggtggatggaattattgaaggactacaactttgagttgaattaccatccgggaaaggagaatatagtggcggatgcgttaaatCGGAAGTCGTtgtatgcggcttggatgatgcttcaagaagAAAAGTTGCTTGAAGAATTCGATAGTCtaaaaattggtgctcgagaagtatctgCAACtctgtgtttgagccgattagaaatctcaagtgactttaagtccgaactcctaaaggctcatgaaaatgatgaagcgttatggaaggtgttactggctattgagcaaggaaaacagtggagagtgtcggaagaaaaagatcgGTTATGGAGATTTAATGGTAGGATCATtatgccggatgttggcactttgcggcaagatatcttaaaggaggcacacaaaagcggattctccattcacccgggaagtactaagatgtaccatgatttaaaggcgatgttttggtggccgggtatgaagaatgatgtggaggaacatgtttcaaagtgcttaacttgtcaaaaggtaaagattgaacatcaaatactttccgggatgttgcaacctttagaggttccacaatggaagtgggaaagtattgcaatggactttgtgtcgggattgccaaggactagggctggttttgatgctatctgggtggttgcggaccgactgacgaagtcagctcactttttacccattcggatgacttacacccttgaggagctagcacggttatacataaaggaaattgtgagacttcatggtgtacctgctactataatctctgatagagatccttaTTTCACTTcgaggttttggggtgcatttcagaaagctttcgGAACCCAATTAAGCTTGAGTacagcttaccatcctcaaacagatggtcaatctgagaggacgatccaaacactagaggatatgttgagagcttgtgttttggaccaactaGTAAGTTGGGATCAGTATATGCCgctagtggagtttgcatacaataatagttactAAGCGAGCATctgaatggctccgtatgaggctcTATATGGGAGCAAATGTCAATCTCcactatgttggtatgaagctggagagaaaggCTTGTTGGGGCCGGAGATGATAGCTGGGAcaactgaacaagtcaagaagatCCGAGACAGGATGCTTatggcgcagagtcgtcaaaagagttacgccgaccAGCGGTGGAGGCCTTtggaatttgaggaaggagaccatgttttcttTAAGGTTACTCCAACtacaggagtaggtagggcgattaaggcaaagaagctgaatcctcgatacattggtccatttcaaatcctggagagggtcagaccggtggcgtatcgaatggctttaccacctcatctttcgaacctgcacgatgTGTTTCACGTGTCACAGCTttggaagtacactcctgatgctagtcatgtgttggaacctgaatcggttcagttaagagaagatttgacgcttctaGTGGCTCCGGTTAggattgatgatactagtatcaaacggttacgtggaaaagatgtttcattagtcaaagtggcatggagtcgaggcagtgttgaggaacacacttggaaacttgagtcggagatgcgaacggattatccgcactTATTCAAAGGTAAtggaatttgaattttgtgggcaaaattcccaattaggtgggtaaaatgtaaaacccggttaattaatggctaattaactcataaatgagaatttattctagaaagccaaaaatgtgatttttatggcttaatatgatagaggagtTTGAGatgagaattttggtaccaattttatataaatcggaccaagattggaccgaacgggctaAACCGGACCAACcagacccaaagtgggcccttggcccaactaaactaaaccaaaatcctggttttcagcactctctctcctcacaacactctaattcacgctgaaatggtggagagcaagggaagaacactctctcaagttctctcccttggttgatcttcaaaccaccataacgtTTGATCTAGAGCTTCGATTGCCGCACCGTTTATGGCCATACATTCActgcggagagctctacaaaacccatacaaccaatcttgaggtaagcgaCAGTTTGCTCTTCAAATTTCCAGCTTTGATTTCAAatttcatgagcaaaaatgttgagattttgggctctttgatattataggacccaactctcttgaaggagaagattaatcttgtccccttggaccttgggtgtggtaagattctcaactctagtgtaatttgttgttctatgatgtttgggtattgagatattgtgtatgggtatgatgattgtggcttaggttgtgtatatgtgaatatttgagactttgaaaagcttgaagagggttttgtatgcaaaaatctgttcttggaggtgttgagaccatgagagcttgaggaaaagtagtttggaagtgctccggttgagcttggaaaatcggctaaggtatggtctcggtttctcgtatctaatatgtaatgtggtaggaaatacttagactagaggccctaagataggcattgaattattgatgttgttgaatggttgagatatatgatgtggtcatatatgtgatgatgattattgatgccttgatgacATGATGtttgagaaatatgcatgttgtgatatatgcttgatgattgattaaggttgaattgtgggtgaaaccatgttgatggtgagtatgttattggttatgtgcaatgatggttaattggaaatagtgttgttgaaaattggcatgaggaagagtaaaTGATATATAAATGTGTTTGtatttgagccacttgggtgaagtgagTTAAAATAGTTGGATGATGTTTTGGGAATTATGGTAAAGTGTTAAAGTGAttgttgaggaggcttgatgttgtctttggtatatttttattgatttcaaaaagggatgaaattggcatgttttggttcattttaaaaagggttgaaaatggcttgttttgaaaatggcactttgtggttttgtatgaaaatagggtttttgggcatactttgacagGACATAACTTGTACTACGGATCCCTGTTTTGTACCAAacttgtttagaaatgaaattggatctgGGATGTCCATGTTGTTTGAAGAACGGGCggaaaatgatttaaaatgagaaagttatgtccgtcgaaAGATTGAGagttgaatttgtgaattttgcagcttttaacttagaaatatttttagcagaatgaccacCCACGCGTAGGTGTCCTTGACGCATACGTGTCATTTTTCAAGatggcaccatccacgcgtgcgcgtcatgtgcgcgtgcgcgtcgatgtgCTGAAATGGTTGCGCAGCCATTTTTttgagagttgtgccagagttgtgccgGTTTTGTGCTTAGGGCACAAATGTACCCGCGcatacgcgtggctgacgcgtgcgcatcgTTTGGCTATTTTTTCAATCCACACGTCCGCGTGAATGACGCATACACGTCGGTGagctttgtggccatccacgtgTGCGCGTGGCCCAATTTttatcccaaagttgatttttgagtttaaaagccaaatttcatacttctaagcctccgatctcaccacttatgtcttaaatcattatgatatgcctagcaatgagaaaaGGAGCTggtgaatgtggtaacttgcgagtgaaacaagggaaaaatgaatgatcaatgaggatcaaagataaTTATATGAGacgcggaggatggtggtggaagtgcttgttatgccatgggccgaagggccgtaattgttaatgaataggctggttatggatttaaccgtgagccggatggctagattattgccaTGTTACGGcagagccatgattatggctaagaataaatgcatatatgctgttgaatgaattgtgaatgttgcactttcACTATTGGAGATAAGAGTTTCCCTGGtggaaagcagtggctagccaccacgcgctccaggttgagactcgaagctcttttgaccctatgtcgtcagggtggctGGGCATtgtgaaagccccggatgagctcacccccataaatattcaccagtgagggtgatggatatggatcatgattatgatcaaatttatattgagtataactcaagttggggagacacgacagagggacagtccaatggttagctaccaggacttgtcaggttagctctataaccgacagatgatatcatcagccattagggacaggcattcatcatatgcatactatgtgaattgtttgagattgcttatttgactgcatattactcgctatttgtctaaatgccttatctGTTCCTAattgtatatttcttgtctgaaataactgtgtttgccatattatactcctgctggtggttgggaggtctgaaagaattggaaagggaagtattagttagactgaaggatctttagtcagttgccccttatggtttagcttgtttataagctttgattttatctggaggaagttctaggattgccttcggctttcctctattattacaTGTTTTATATGTGGgaactgttaccatgctgggaacctctggttctcacccatgcagattttgtggttttcagatgcaggacgtgaggtttctcgctgaggcatgctggagacttctggattagcgaagatcctttgttctcgagactctgttttggtttatatgtctTGCTTAGATACTTCTTTCtctattaaataatacaaactgtgatgactcctcttagaggggattttggagaataggttttctgcatttgtgtccctttgggtttccttgggctatcttattctatttagatgtatatattgctatgctcggaccgatTATCTTCGCAACTggattttgagttttgatattcctgtttttgacactcttttgtatatatataatctcacgttagtttatccttgttcgttacgttattgATCGAGTGTTGTGCTTTTCAAGTTACGATTTTTGTTGTACCCCTTTTCTTCAacggctcctagttataattattattcacattactatatgtactaaatttttattttagaggtcgtaataccttgccatctctgaattatgacttaagcataagactctgtatggtagggtgttacatgtGTGCTTTCCTTATTGTttctatattatatattttctgtttgtttactatttttctgcattttctgtTTATCTgctattttctatattttatgTTCAAGTACGATTATTTGGTAATAATAAAGAATGAATGAACTTAACTAACAATTCTGACCTTACTAAAAACTCCCAAGTTTTAACCTCTTTTCCTTTACCCCTTCGGATAGAGATCCAATAGCCCAATAATAACGTATGATCGTGCGGAGAGGTGATGGATGATATCTTGTATTTTGACGACGTTTAACTGGACCCAAATTTTGAAGACCTAGAATGTTATTTCTTCATCTTTAAACAACAACGCGCGTAACAACTTGGAGAGAAATAGAAAAGCAATTTAATTAATCAAAGGTGAAACTTAGGGGTGTGTGAGATTATTGTGAATACTCTTCTGTCtaaatattctttcttctcatctgattgaattcttcttctcttcgtAATATGCGAATGTATTTTGAAATTGCAGGTGGAACAACCACTTTTATACATACAATTTACTATATTAATTGAGACATTCATTTTTCATTCTTTGTAACCGAGTTTCTGAACTTCATTATTTCAACCTCCATATATTCATTCATTTTGCAATCATATTAATGTTGGTTAGATATTAGTTTAGAAATTTACAAGTTATAAAACTCAAATTTTGTCAATAGTATAGTTTTAAATTGGCAAATAATcttatcaaaatttaataaaattgtcacaattcaaatcaaataaacGAGAGTTTTAAATTACGAGTTATTCTCCCACAGAATTACACGTATCATTGGATATAAGAGATCGGAGATTGTGATAgcaataaagaaaaattaaaataacaaaaaattaaataacgagcaatgaaaaaagataaaggaaattaaactaaaaggcaattAAGGTAAGTGAAAGGAAATTCAAATGGCaaaaagatcttgacaaagatTAAGAGTCAAAgttttctatcctagtcattgaCCACAAACATGACAACTATGAAGAATTAATCTCACTTAGTCAACTCTTAATATTAGGGGGTAAATCAAATAGGCATGATTGATTTCAATCTACAAATCCTAACCAATGCACTAATTAGGCTTAGTGAAAGGAAAGCGTTAGTGGAATCCAAATCAACTAATAACCCTAAATTACCAATCAATATCGGACATTAATGACTAAAGGTTACCTATGTCCTCAATTCCAAGTCAAGAATGAGAAAAACTACTTTATAACTAAAAGAggaattttatcaaacacttggtaggtATACAAGAAAAGTATCATAAATTGTATGAATTAACTAAAATTAAGACAATCTACTAAGAGAATTTAACCAAAACAATTCAATTAAACATCAATAGaacataaaacattaaattCCTTAATATAAACCAAGAATTCACAAGTTCATAAACTAGCAAAAGAGAGTAAAGTAAATACTACT
Above is a genomic segment from Arachis stenosperma cultivar V10309 chromosome 1, arast.V10309.gnm1.PFL2, whole genome shotgun sequence containing:
- the LOC130976395 gene encoding uncharacterized protein LOC130976395: MALRGRGKGRGRGCTNARVLEINPNDLAMERALQAQVVPEGQRVEFATYLLTGEASHWWQASELGLKIVVLGYDLKVYNATHEAMLALPLTKLTRKDTPFVWTTECEERFQALKKKLTTTPVLVLPELNEPFEVYCDASLKGLGCMLM